A genomic region of Pelodiscus sinensis isolate JC-2024 chromosome 19, ASM4963464v1, whole genome shotgun sequence contains the following coding sequences:
- the LOC102453050 gene encoding small integral membrane protein 24 yields the protein MSPLHVLPLALLCIAASQAQDGAVKGTTAGSQTLQPWLVGLTAVVVFLFIVVVLMIINRVWCHKQRRNEEEPLGDPTKARHVANPYDNEALEEDDEEPARRQEDKTTSL from the exons ATGTCTCCTCTCCATGTCCTGCCGCTCGCACTGCTCTGCATCGCCGCCTCGCAGGCCCAGGATG GTGCAGTGAAGGGCACCACGGCAGGCTCCCAGacgctgcagccctggctggtggggcTGACGGCCGTCGTCGTCTTCCTCTTCATCGTCGTCGTGCTGATGATCATCAACAGAGTCTGGTGCCACAAGCAGCGCAG GAACGAGGAGGAGCCACTGGGAGACCCTACCAAAGCCAG GCATGTGGCAAACCCCTATGACAACGAGGCGCTGGAGGAGGACGACGAGGAGCCGGCGAGGAGGCAGGAGGATAAAACAACCTCCCTGTGA
- the SMIM44 gene encoding small integral membrane protein 44: MCLAPGSPAASRPFPGDTPGEEEMLYADYKPPALDAVCLPGYVLYLLMAALIVVGVAYAIVGHLIKDLIHDFTDWAFGPKPEEQPEEQPEAGGGASVGHTIGVQERREEDTVMKAEEGQGSQAPCTLPELEAPLAQPPGTPRGSITTTDSHRKKFF, from the exons ATGTGCCTGgcacctgggagccctgcagcgTCTCGGCCGTTCCCTGGG gacaccccaggggaggaggagatgctCTATGCAGACTACAAGCCCCCAGCGCTGGATGCCGTTTGCCTGCCCGGCTACGTGCTGTACCTGCTCATGGCAGCGCTGATCGTGGTGGGCGTCGCCTACGCCATCGTGGGCCACTTGATCAAGGACCTGATACACGACTTCACTG ACTGGGCCTTTGGGCCGAAGCCGGAGGAGCAGCCGGAGGAACAGCCAGAGGCCGGCGGGGGGGCCTCTGTGGGGCACAcaataggggtgcaggagaggcgaGAGGAGGACACCGTCATGAAggcggaggaggggcagggctcccaAGCTCCCTGCACCTTGCCTGAGCTGGAAGcgcccctggcacagccccccggCACTCCCCGTGGTTCCATCACCACCACGGACTCTCACAGGAAGAAATTCTTCTAG
- the DOHH gene encoding deoxyhypusine hydroxylase, whose amino-acid sequence MVTEEEVEAIGRTLVDETQPLKTRFRALFTLRNVGGRAAIDWISRAFGDESALLKHELAYCLGQMQDERAIPCLVRVLQDASQEPMVRHEAGEALGAIGNPQVLDVLRRYSADPVIEVAETCQLAVKRLEWLQKNKDDPSANPYLSVDPAPPDEEKDVAKLRETLLDESRPLFDRYRAMFALRNVGGKAAALALADGLACGSALFRHEIGFVLGQMQHEACVPQLTAALESVSENPMVRHECAEALGSIAGGSCLETLRAFAHDEERVVRESCEVALDMYAYANGPEFQYADGLSKLQASG is encoded by the exons ATGGTGACTGAGGAGGAAGTGGAGGCCATTGGCCGGACGCTGGTGGATGAGACGCAGCCCCTGAAGACTCGCTTCCGAGCCCTCTTCACCCTGCGCAACGTGGGCGGCCGCGCTGCCATCGACTGGATCAGCCGGGCGTTCGGGGACGAGTCTGCCCTCCTAAAGCACGAGCTGGCGTACTGCCTGGGGCAGATGCAGGACGAACGTGCCATCCCCTGCCTGGTCCGCGTGCTGCAGGACGCCAGCCAGGAGCCCATGGTGCGCCATGAAGCAG gggaagccctgggagccaTCGGGAACCCCCAGGTACTGGATGTTCTGAGGCGTTATTCAGCAGATCCGGTGATTGAG GTAGCTGAGACCTGCCAGCTGGCGGTCAAGAGGCTCGAATGGCTGCAGAAGAACAAAGACGACCCCAGCGCCAACCCCTACCTCTCTGTGGACCCAGCGCCCCCGGATGAGGAGAAGGACGTGGCCAAGCTGCGGGAGACGCTGCTGGACGAGTCGCGCCCGCTGTTCGATCGATACCGCGCCATGTTCGCCCTGAGGAACGTGGGGGGCAAGGCCGCAGCGCTGGCGCTGGCTGATG GCCTGGCGTGCGGCAGCGCCCTCTTCCGCCACGAGATCGGCTTTGTCCTGGGCCAGATGCAGCACGAGGCCTGCGTGCCCCAGCTGACGGCGGCGCTGGAGAGCGTGTCGGAGAACCCCATGGTGCGGCACGAGTGTGCCGAGGCGCTGGGCTCCATCGCCGGGGGGTCCTGCCTGGAGACGCTGCGGGCGTTTGCCCACGACGAGGAGCGGGTGGTGAGGGAGAGCTGCGAGGTGGCCCTGGACATGTACGCCTACGCCAACGGCCCCGAATTCCAGTACGCCGACgggctgagcaagctgcaggcctCAGGCTGA